In Actinomycetota bacterium, the sequence GTTCATGCTTACTTCGAGGAGGCCGTTGTGACGATTCTCAACGACGGCAACACCATAAAGGTTTCCGACCAGGGGCCAGGCATCCGAGACAAAGAGGCCGCTTTCTCTCCCGGCTTCAGCACGGCGACGCGAGAGATGAAGGGCGTCATCCGCGGGGTGGGCTCCGGCTTGCCCGTTGCCAGGGAAATGATTGAGGTCGCCGGCGGTAAAATTACGGTTGAGGACAATTTAAGCCGCGGCGCCGTCGTCACCCTGTCGTTGGGGCCCATGCCGGCCGAGCCCGAGCGGGCGCCGAAGCCCATTGTCGAGGAGAAAGAGGTTCCGGAGGCGGCGCTTACCGACCGCCAGAAGCGCGTGCTTTTCCTGGTCACCGAGCTCGGCGCGCTGGGCCCGTCAAGAATCGCGAACGAGCTGGGGATATCTTTGAGCAGCGCTCACCGGGACCTGGTTTTCCTGGAGGGGCTGGGCCTGATAGAAATGACCGCCCACGGCAAGCGCGCGTTAAGCGCCCTTGGCGTAGATTATTTAGAACACATGGAGGGATAGGGTTTTGGCGACCGAGCTCGACGCTGTTTGGGAAAAATCTCTTGACCGTATCAAGTCGCGGCTTCCCGCCGTGGCTTTTAATACCTGGTTCAAAAACACCGTGCCCGTGGCCATCCACGAAGGCAGTTTTGTTATCTCCACCCCCAATAAGTTCACTAAGGAGTGGATCGAGGCTCGCCACCTCGGCTTGATCAAGAACGTTCTTCAAGAGACAATGGGGGCGGATGGGGCGGATCTTGATGTTAGGGTTACGGTCCGCCGCGACCAACCCGCCGCCGGAGGCCAATCCTCGCAGGTCGGGCAGTCGGCAGCCGCTCGGGCGGATGACGGCTCAGGCGGACAGCCCGTGGCGGTGGCCGAGCGGCGCGCCGCGCCCCGAGTCGGCCCCTCCGGCCAGTTCAACCCGCGCTATGTTTTTGACACCTTCGTGGTCGGGGACTCCAACCGGTTTGCTCACGCCGCCTCTATCGCCGTGGCCGAGAAGCCGGCCGTGGCCTATAATCCCCTCTTCGTATACGGCGGCTCCGGGCTTGGTAAGACGCACCTCCTTCACGCCATCGGCGTTTACGGCAGCTCGCTCTTCCCGGACATGAGCGTGCGCTATGTTACCGGCGAGACTTTTACCAACGAGCTTATCCAGTCGATCATGAACAAAACGCCGCTGCCCTTCCGTAAGAAATATCGCGACGTCGACCTGCTCTTAATCGATGACATTCAATTCATCATAGGAAAAGAAGGAACCCAAGAGGAGTTCTTCCACACTTTTAATACCCTTTATGAGGCGCACAAACAGATCGTTGTCTCTAGCGACCGCCCGCCAAAAGAAATGCCCACCCTGGAGGAGCGGCTACGCAGCCGGTTTGAGTGGGGCCTTATCGTCGACATCCAGCCGCCGAACCTTGAAACGAGGATCGCTATTTTACACAAAAAGGCCGTTATGTCGGGCGTCGACGTGAGCGACGAGGTGCTTCGCTTTATCGCGGGGAAAAGACAACTTAACGTAAGGGAGCTTGAGGGAACACTGACCCGCGTTGCCGCCTTCGCGGATCTAACCAACAGCGAGGTGGACGTGGCGCTGGCCAAAGATATCCTTAAGGATATTCTCCCCGAGGCCAGACCTCGCAAGATTTCCATCAGGATGATTATAAACGAAACCTCGAAGTACTTTGGGGTGTCCGCGGCCGACATTACTGGCTGCAGCCGCTTACGTCAGATTGTTTATCCTCGTCAGGTGGCCATGTATTTAACCAGAGAGCTAACCGACCATTCGCTGCCAAAGATTGGCGAGGATTTCGGCGGGCGTGACCACACAACGGTTATGCACTCTATTAATAAGGTCGGCGCGGCCGTTAAGAAAAGCCCTGAAACAAAAGCGCAGGTACAGGAATTAAATAACAGAATTCAACAGAAGGATTCTTAATAAAGGCCGTTTTATTTCTTCTTTGTTTTTTTGTGGAGAAAAAAGACAAATTGTCAACATCTTTTACATAGGCGCTTTTCATTGTAGACTTAGTGGTTGTTGGGGTTGTTAACATTTCAACAGGACCTACTATTACTACTAATTATTTATATAGTTAGCAGAAAAGTACTTTCTCTGTGATAAAACAAGGAGAGATTTTATGAAACTTCACTGTGACCGGGAGAAACTTTTAGAAGCCATGCAAACATGCCAACGCGCTATCTCGGGAAAAAGTATGCTCCCGATTCTAAGCGGCATTCTTTTTAAAACGGAAAACAACAGTCTTGTGTTAAGCGCGACGGATCTTGAAATCAGCATAAGAACAGAAGTCGAGGTTGAAGCGAAGGAACAAGGCAACATGGTTATCCCGGCCAGGCTGGTAATGGACATCTTAAATAGCCTGGAGAATGAAAAAGTAGAATTTGTGTCAACCGGAGAGACGGGGCCGATGGAAATCATGGCCGGAGACAGTAAATTTTCTTTAAGCATTCAACAGGAAGAAGATTTTCCGAAGATTCCTGAAGCCGGAGAAAAACCATCCTGTGAGATAGCGGGAGCAGAATTTACCAGGGCAACCAGAGAGGTTGTAAAAGCAGCGTCAAGAGACGAGAGCAAACCGGTTCTGACCGGCGTTCTTGTTGAGATAACCAAAGACATGCTGAAAATGGTGGCAACAGACAGCTATCGCCTGGCGGTCTACGAAACAAAGATAAGCGACGGACCAACAGACACGATAAACATCATTGTGCCGGCTCGCAGCCTACGGGAGTTAAACAGGATTCTGTCAGCGGCGGAAAGCAAGCGCGTGTCGGTGAGCCTGACGGAAAATCAGGT encodes:
- a CDS encoding ATP-binding protein, with translation MRNPLTGRMKDAGPPENKEENAGPMVRVAVYDNLSSLPRVVELTGRDCREFVDLMANKTYELSQAKGGRIPFTVIREVVENLVHAYFEEAVVTILNDGNTIKVSDQGPGIRDKEAAFSPGFSTATREMKGVIRGVGSGLPVAREMIEVAGGKITVEDNLSRGAVVTLSLGPMPAEPERAPKPIVEEKEVPEAALTDRQKRVLFLVTELGALGPSRIANELGISLSSAHRDLVFLEGLGLIEMTAHGKRALSALGVDYLEHMEG
- the dnaA gene encoding chromosomal replication initiator protein DnaA: MATELDAVWEKSLDRIKSRLPAVAFNTWFKNTVPVAIHEGSFVISTPNKFTKEWIEARHLGLIKNVLQETMGADGADLDVRVTVRRDQPAAGGQSSQVGQSAAARADDGSGGQPVAVAERRAAPRVGPSGQFNPRYVFDTFVVGDSNRFAHAASIAVAEKPAVAYNPLFVYGGSGLGKTHLLHAIGVYGSSLFPDMSVRYVTGETFTNELIQSIMNKTPLPFRKKYRDVDLLLIDDIQFIIGKEGTQEEFFHTFNTLYEAHKQIVVSSDRPPKEMPTLEERLRSRFEWGLIVDIQPPNLETRIAILHKKAVMSGVDVSDEVLRFIAGKRQLNVRELEGTLTRVAAFADLTNSEVDVALAKDILKDILPEARPRKISIRMIINETSKYFGVSAADITGCSRLRQIVYPRQVAMYLTRELTDHSLPKIGEDFGGRDHTTVMHSINKVGAAVKKSPETKAQVQELNNRIQQKDS
- the dnaN gene encoding DNA polymerase III subunit beta, which translates into the protein MKLHCDREKLLEAMQTCQRAISGKSMLPILSGILFKTENNSLVLSATDLEISIRTEVEVEAKEQGNMVIPARLVMDILNSLENEKVEFVSTGETGPMEIMAGDSKFSLSIQQEEDFPKIPEAGEKPSCEIAGAEFTRATREVVKAASRDESKPVLTGVLVEITKDMLKMVATDSYRLAVYETKISDGPTDTINIIVPARSLRELNRILSAAESKRVSVSLTENQVIFKAGSVEMISRLIDGEFPNHKQIIPEGYEKIIKMDKNKALGSIKRVAILAQNNAPIKMTATNNTIVVSASTQDVGEAIERFEAEYSGEEVKIAFNPDYLLDGISSVEEDAFALEITDPLKPAMIKPVEDKTFQYLIMPVRLT